One part of the Carassius gibelio isolate Cgi1373 ecotype wild population from Czech Republic chromosome B6, carGib1.2-hapl.c, whole genome shotgun sequence genome encodes these proteins:
- the ppp1r27b gene encoding protein phosphatase 1 regulatory subunit 27b: protein MKYYQCPVTQTIRYEGCNPNATRPVSCFHSQSSFKPVRNVHFPNDIVFQDFVRQGELERIGRFIRTRRVSLDTIYHSGMAAIHEAVLSGNLECVKLLVKFGADITQRDEDGWTPLHMACSDGFPEIAKYLLALGADTEAENDCGEKPADLIDPDSKELLELFGVGGA from the exons ATGAAATACTACCAGTGTCCAGTCACCCAGACCATACGTTATGAGGGGTGCAATCCAAATGCCACTAGACCAGTGTCATGCTTTCATTCACAGTCTTCTTTCAAACCTGTTCGCAATGTTCACTTTCCCAATGACATAGTCTTTCAAGATTTTGTCCGTCAAGGAGAGCTGGAAAGAATTGGACGCTTCATTAGAACCAGAAGAGTGAGTCTAGACACCATCTACCATTCAG GCATGGCAGCAATTCATGAAGCAGTCCTATCTGGAAACCTGGAGTGTGTGAAGCTTCTGGTAAAATTTGGGGCTGACATCACCCAGAGGGATGAAGATGGATGGACTCCCCTCCATATGGCCTGTAGCGATGGCTTTCCAGAAATAGCGAA GTACTTGCTTGCTTTGGGTGCAGACACTGAGGCTGAAAATGATTGTGGGGAGAAGCCTGCTGACCTTATTGACCCAGATAGCAAAGAACTGCTTGAACTCTTTGGGGTCGGTGGTGCCTGA